In the genome of Amphiura filiformis chromosome 4, Afil_fr2py, whole genome shotgun sequence, one region contains:
- the LOC140149914 gene encoding uncharacterized protein → MSTPDKSQLIEVMWLEPEKDYGKYSLARRHQIIADYVGVRNDLRVGKDVLVMWGRGKNSTYYMARITSLAADLDTERIRTKSEDYFANRMPQKRKSKRKNSEGTESVQSSSSRTSDNTKSRQSEETESLQSSPSTSGDDVILIETATNNSGDNCQPSSDHEITIIETSNGGDKCPPPSNHDITLIRTITVDKSQQTESCVAPKTPITAFDICAKPAKTTKTDSDSVFLDSSKSPDDKDSTIIQDHERRRHTDLRLRFLKDAEHQLDHCIRMLRGLFHVVPELHQRLHGRSLPRTSCRRPATDLESIKARQSDFERRSSVFYQVVQGISELRSDPRFTRWIADAIRKSKN, encoded by the exons ATGTCAACACCGGACAAAAGTCAACTTATTGAAGTGATGTGGTTGGAGCCAGAGAAAGACTACGGGAAGTATTCCTTAGCACGACGACACCAGATTATTGCCGACTATGTGGGTGTACGGAATGATTTACGTGTAGGGAAAGATGTGTTGGTTATGTGGGGACGAGGAAAGAACTCAACTTATTACATGGCAAGGATCACAAGTCTTGCAGCAG ACCTAGATACCGAACGAATAAGAACCAAATCAGAAGACTACTTTGCTAATCGCATGCCACAAAAAcggaaatcaaaaagaaaaaactCTGAAGGAACGGAATCAGTGCAGAGTTCGTCGTCTCGGACTTCGGACAATACAAAAAGTAGACAATCTGAAGAAACAGAATCACTGCAAAGTTCACCATCAACATCGGGTGATGACGTAATATTAATCGAGACAGCAACAAACAATAGCGGTGATAATTGTCAGCCATCATCGGACCATGAAATAACAATAATCGAGACAAGCAATGGCGGTGATAAATGTCCGCCGCCATCGAACCACGACATAACATTGATACGGACAATAACAGTTGATAAAAGTCAGCAAACAGAGTCTTGCGTCGCACCGAAGACACCAATCACTGCCTTTGATATCTGTGCTAAACCAGCCAAGACCACAAAGACCGACTCTGATAGTGTATTTCTTGACTCTTCTAAATCCCCAGATGATAAAGATAGCACCATCATACAAGATCATGAAAGACGTCGTCATACTGATTTGCGATTACGTTTCCTAAAAGACGCTGAACACCAACTAGACCATTGCATCCGTATGCTGCGTGGTTTATTTCACGTCGTGCCAGAGTTGCATCAAAGACTTCATGGTCGAAGTTTGCCACGGACTTCATGCAGGAGACCAGCAACGGATCTTGAGAGTATCAAAGCGAGACAAAGTGATTTTGAGCGGAGATCTAGTGTGTTTTATCAAGTTGTACAGGGCATTAGTGAACTACGCAGTGATCCGAGGTTTACTAGATGGATTGCTGATGCCATCAGAAAATCCAAGAACTAA